ACCTGTTCAGCGAGTTGTCCGTACTGGAGAATTTGCTGTTGGTGCTGCAGATGAAAACGGGCACCGGGCGGGTCTGGTACCGTATCCGTTCCCGGCGTCGTTTTCCGGACATCTATGACCTGGCGGACGAGCTGCTTGCCACCTGGGGACTGGCGGAGAGGAGCCACACGCTGGTGAAGCATCTCTCTTACGGCGAGCAGCGGCAGTTGGAAATCCTGCTCGGGATTGCGACCGAGCCGAAAATCCTGCTGCTGGACGAACCGACAGCCGGCATGTCGAATCAGGAAACGCAGCAGATTCTCAAGCTGCTGCAGCAAATGCCGCGGGATCTGACACTGTTGATCATTGAACATGACATGGACGTCGTCTTCGGGCTTGCCGATCGGGTGACAGTTCTGTACAACGGCGGCATACTGCTGGAAGGAGACCCCCGAACGATCCAGACGGATCCCCGTGTGTACGAAATCTATTTTGGCAAGAAAGGAGGCGTGTGAGCATGCTGCAGGTGGAACAGATCGACACCTACTACGGGGACAGCCACGTTCTGCACGGCGTCTCGCTGACCGTGGAGAAAGGTTCCCTGTCGGTTCTGCTGGGGCGAAACGGAATGGGCAAGACGACGACGATCCGATCAATCATCGGGTTTACGCCTCCGCGCAGGGGGAAAATCGTCTTTGCGGGTACTCCGATCCAGCAGCAACCCCCGTACAAAATCGCACGCCTGGGGATCGGCCTGTCGCCGCAAGGGAGAGGAATCTTCCCCAATCTGACGGTCAAGGAAAATCTGGAGATTGCGGCGAGAGCCGGCAAGTCGGGTTCACGTTGGACGCTGAACGATATTTACCGGCTGTTTCCCCGCCTGAAAGAGCGGGAGGCGTTTTTGGGAAGCAACCTGAGCGGCGGCGAGCAGCAGATGCTGTCGATCGGCAGGGCGCTGATGACCAATCCCGATTTGCTGCTGCTCGACGAGCCGTCGGAGGGGCTGTCGCCGATCATGGTGCAGGAAGTGATGAAGATCATCTCGACGCTTAAAGCGAAAGGACTGTCCATGCTGATGGTGGAGCAGAATCTGTCGATGGCGTTGGCCCTTGCCGACCGGGTCTACATTCTCAGCAAAGGCC
This portion of the Effusibacillus pohliae DSM 22757 genome encodes:
- a CDS encoding ABC transporter ATP-binding protein, with translation MGVPAEEKIVQPDALRVEGLGKRFGGLEILKNLTFTVRHGERRAFIGPNGAGKTTLFNMIAGDLQPTAGDIFFFTENITRLPNYQRVRKGMVRTFQKNNLFSELSVLENLLLVLQMKTGTGRVWYRIRSRRRFPDIYDLADELLATWGLAERSHTLVKHLSYGEQRQLEILLGIATEPKILLLDEPTAGMSNQETQQILKLLQQMPRDLTLLIIEHDMDVVFGLADRVTVLYNGGILLEGDPRTIQTDPRVYEIYFGKKGGV
- a CDS encoding ABC transporter ATP-binding protein, which codes for MLQVEQIDTYYGDSHVLHGVSLTVEKGSLSVLLGRNGMGKTTTIRSIIGFTPPRRGKIVFAGTPIQQQPPYKIARLGIGLSPQGRGIFPNLTVKENLEIAARAGKSGSRWTLNDIYRLFPRLKEREAFLGSNLSGGEQQMLSIGRALMTNPDLLLLDEPSEGLSPIMVQEVMKIISTLKAKGLSMLMVEQNLSMALALADRVYILSKGQVVFAGTPVELQQNHHIQTQYLGMSH